In Carya illinoinensis chloroplast, complete genome, one DNA window encodes the following:
- the petD gene encoding cytochrome b6/f complex subunit IV → MSGSLGGWIHNNSPIPITKKPDLNDPVLRAKLAKGMGHNYYGEPAWPNDLLYIFPVVILGTIACNVGLAVLEPSMIGEPADPFATPLEILPEWYFFPVFQILRTVPNKLLGVLLMVSVPAGLLTVPFLENVNKFQNPFRRPVATTVFLIGTAVALWLGIGATLPIDKSLTLGLF, encoded by the coding sequence ATGTCCGGTTCCCTCGGGGGATGGATCCATAATAATTCACCTATCCCAATAACAAAAAAACCTGACTTGAATGATCCTGTATTAAGAGCTAAATTGGCTAAAGGTATGGGTCATAATTATTATGGAGAACCCGCATGGCCCAATGATCTTTTATATATTTTTCCAGTAGTAATTCTAGGCACTATTGCATGTAACGTAGGTTTAGCGGTTCTAGAACCATCAATGATTGGTGAACCCGCAGATCCATTTGCAACTCCTTTAGAAATATTGCCTGAATGGTATTTCTTTCCCGTATTTCAAATACTTCGTACAGTGCCCAATAAGTTATTGGGTGTTCTTTTAATGGTTTCAGTACCTGCGGGATTATTAACCGTACCCTTTTTGGAGAATGTTAATAAATTCCAAAATCCATTTCGTCGTCCCGTAGCGACAACTGTCTTTTTGATTGGTACTGCAGTAGCCCTTTGGTTGGGTATTGGAGCAACATTACCTATTGATAAATCCTTAACTTTAGGTCTTTTTTAA
- the rpl23 gene encoding ribosomal protein L23 — translation MNGIKYAVFTDKSIRLLGKNQYTSNVESGSTRTEIKHWVELFFGVKVIAMNSHRLPGKGRRMGPIMGHTMHYRRMIITLQPGYSIPPLRKKRT, via the coding sequence ATGAATGGAATAAAATATGCAGTATTTACAGACAAAAGTATTCGGTTATTGGGTAAAAATCAATATACTTCTAATGTCGAATCGGGATCAACTAGGACAGAAATAAAGCATTGGGTCGAACTCTTCTTTGGTGTCAAGGTAATAGCTATGAATAGTCATCGACTCCCGGGAAAGGGTAGAAGAATGGGACCTATTATGGGACATACAATGCATTACAGACGTATGATCATTACGCTTCAACCGGGTTATTCTATTCCACCTCTTAGAAAGAAAAGAACTTAA
- the rpl2 gene encoding ribosomal protein L2, which translates to MAIHLYKTSTPSTRNGAVDSQVKSNPRNNLIYGQHHCGKGRNSRGIITAGHRGGGHKRLYRKIDFRRNEKDIYGRIVTIEYDPNRNAYICLIHYGDGEKRYILHPRGAIIGDTIVSGTEVPIKMGNALPLSEVLIDQKEKSTSTDMPLGTAIHNIEITLGKGGQLARAAGAVAKLIAKEGKSATLKLPSGEVRLLSKNCSATVGQVGNVGVNQKSLGRAGSKCWLGKRPVVRGVVMNPVDHPHGGGEGRAPIGRKKPATPWGYPALGRRSRKRNKYSDNLILRRRSK; encoded by the exons ATGGCGATACATTTATACAAAACTTCTACCCCGAGCACACGCAATGGAGCCGTAGACAGTCAAGTGAAATCCAATCCACGAAATAATTTGATCTATGGACAGCATCATTGTGGTAAAGGTCGTAATTCCAGAGGAATCATTACCGCAGGGCATAGAGGGGGAGGTCATAAGCGTCTATACCGTAAAATCGATTTTCGACGGAATGAAAAAGACATATATGGTAGAATCGTAACCATAGAATACGACCCTAATCGAAATGCATACATTTGTCTCATACACTATGGGGATGGTGAGAAAAGATATATTTTACATCCCAGAGGGGCTATAATTGGAGATACCATTGTTTCTGGTACAGAAGTTCCTATAAAAATGGGAAATGCCCTACCTTTGAGT GAGGTTTTGATTGATCAAAAAGAAAAATCTACTTCAACCGATATGCCCTTAGGCACGGCCATACATAACATAGAAATCACACTTGGAAAGGGTGGACAATTAGCTAGAGCAGCAGGTGCTGTAGCGAAACTGATTGCAAAAGAGGGGAAATCGGCCACATTAAAATTACCTTCTGGGGAGGTCCGTTTGCTATCCAAAAACTGCTCAGCAACAGTCGGACAAGTGGGGAATGTTGGGGTGAACCAGAAAAGTTTGGGTAGAGCCGGATCTAAATGTTGGCTAGGTAAGCGTCCTGTAGTAAGAGGAGTAGTTATGAACCCTGTAGACCATCCCCATGGGGGTGGTGAAGGGAGGGCCCCAATTGGTAGAAAAAAACCCGCAACCCCTTGGGGTTATCCTGCACTTGGAAGAAGAAGTAGAAAAAGGAATAAATATAGTGATAATTTGATTCTTCGTCGCCGTAGTAAATAG
- the rpoA gene encoding RNA polymerase alpha subunit, translating to MVREKVIVSTRTLQWKCVESRADSKRLYYGRFILSPLMKGQADTIGIAMRRALLGEIEGTCITRAKSEKIPHEYSTIVGIQESVHEILMNLKEIVLRSNLYGIRGASICVKGPRSITAQDIILPPSVEIVDNTQHIANLTEPINLCIELQIERNRGYRIRTPNNSQDGSYPIDAVFMSVRNANHSIHSYVNGNEKQEILFLEIWTNGSLTPKEALHEASRHLIELFIPFLHAKEEKLNLENKQHKVTLPLFTFHDRLAKLKKNQKEIALKSIFIDQSELPPRIYNCLKRSNIHTLLDLLNKSQDDLMKIQHFHIEDIKHMLDILEIEK from the coding sequence ATGGTTCGAGAGAAAGTAATAGTATCGACTCGGACACTACAATGGAAGTGTGTTGAATCAAGAGCAGATAGTAAGCGTCTATATTATGGACGCTTTATTCTGTCTCCACTTATGAAAGGTCAAGCCGATACAATAGGCATTGCAATGCGAAGAGCTTTGCTTGGAGAAATAGAAGGAACATGTATCACACGCGCAAAATCTGAGAAAATACCACATGAATATTCGACCATAGTGGGTATTCAAGAATCAGTACATGAGATTTTAATGAATTTGAAAGAAATTGTATTGAGAAGTAATCTGTATGGAATTCGTGGTGCGTCTATTTGTGTCAAGGGTCCCCGATCTATAACTGCTCAAGACATCATCTTACCACCTTCTGTGGAAATTGTTGATAATACACAGCATATAGCTAACCTAACGGAACCAATTAATTTGTGTATTGAATTACAAATCGAGAGGAATCGCGGATATCGTATAAGAACACCAAATAACTCTCAAGACGGAAGTTATCCTATAGACGCTGTATTCATGTCTGTTCGAAATGCAAACCATAGTATTCATTCTTATGTAAATGGGAATGAAAAACAAGAGATACTTTTTCTCGAAATATGGACAAATGGAAGTTTAACTCCTAAAGAAGCACTTCATGAAGCCTCACGTCATTTGATTGAGTTATTTATTCCTTTTTTACATGCGAAAGAAGAAAAATTAAATTTAGAAAACAAGCAACACAAAGTTACTTTACCCCTTTTTACTTTTCATGATAGATTGGCTAAACTAAAGAAAAATCAAAAAGAAATAGCATTGAAATCTATTTTTATAGACCAATCAGAATTGCCTCCTAGGATTTATAATTGCCTCAAAAGGTCCAATATACATACCCTATTGGATCTTTTAAATAAAAGTCAAGACGATCTTATGAAAATTCAACATTTTCACATCGAAGACATAAAACATATGTTGGACATTCTAGAAATAGAAAAATAG
- the rpl16 gene encoding ribosomal protein L16, producing the protein MNYNPKRTRFRKQHRGRMKGISYRGNRICFGRYALQALEPAWITSRQIEAGRRAMTRNVRRGGKIWVRIFPDKPVTVRPAETRMGSGKGSPEYWVAIVKPGRILYEMGGVAENVARRAISIAGSKMPIRTQLIISG; encoded by the coding sequence ATCAACTATAACCCCAAAAGAACCAGATTCCGTAAACAACATAGAGGAAGAATGAAAGGAATATCTTATAGAGGTAATCGTATTTGCTTCGGTAGATATGCTCTTCAGGCACTTGAACCCGCGTGGATCACATCTAGACAAATAGAAGCAGGGCGGCGAGCAATGACACGAAATGTGCGCCGCGGTGGAAAGATATGGGTACGTATATTTCCAGACAAACCAGTTACAGTAAGACCCGCGGAAACGCGTATGGGTTCAGGGAAAGGATCTCCCGAATATTGGGTAGCTATCGTTAAACCGGGTAGAATACTTTATGAAATGGGCGGAGTAGCAGAAAATGTAGCCAGAAGGGCTATTTCAATAGCGGGATCCAAAATGCCTATACGAACTCAATTAATTATTTCAGGATAG
- the rps19 gene encoding ribosomal protein S19, producing the protein MTRSLKLKKNPFVANRLLRKINKLNTKAEKEIIITWSRASTIIPIMIGHSIAIHNGKEHLPIYITDRMVGHKLGEFVPTLNFRGHAKNDNRSRR; encoded by the coding sequence GTGACACGCTCACTAAAACTAAAAAAAAATCCTTTTGTAGCGAATCGTTTATTAAGAAAAATAAATAAACTTAACACAAAAGCGGAAAAAGAAATAATAATAACTTGGTCCCGAGCATCTACCATTATACCCATAATGATTGGTCATAGTATTGCTATACATAATGGAAAAGAGCATTTGCCTATTTATATAACAGATCGTATGGTGGGCCATAAATTGGGAGAATTTGTACCTACTCTAAATTTCCGAGGACACGCGAAAAATGATAATAGATCTCGTCGTTAA
- the rpl14 gene encoding ribosomal protein L14, translating to MIQPQTHLNVADNSGARELMCIRIIGASNRRYAHIGDVIVAVIKEAIPNTPLEKSEVIRAVIVRTCKELKRDNAMILRYDDNAAVVIDQEGNPKGTRIFGAIARELRQLNFTKIVSLAPEVL from the coding sequence ATGATTCAACCTCAAACCCATTTAAATGTAGCGGACAACAGCGGGGCCCGAGAATTGATGTGTATTCGAATCATAGGAGCTAGTAATCGACGATATGCTCATATTGGTGACGTTATTGTTGCTGTAATCAAGGAAGCAATACCAAATACACCTTTAGAAAAATCTGAAGTGATCAGAGCTGTAATTGTACGTACTTGTAAAGAACTCAAACGTGACAATGCTATGATACTACGATATGATGACAATGCTGCGGTTGTTATTGATCAAGAAGGAAATCCCAAAGGAACTAGAATTTTTGGTGCGATCGCACGGGAATTGAGACAGTTAAATTTCACTAAAATAGTTTCATTAGCACCTGAAGTACTATAA
- the rpl22 gene encoding ribosomal protein L22 gives MIKKRKSNPYTEVCALSKHICMFTNKARRVIDKIRGRSYEETLMVLELMPYRACYPLFQLVYSAAANAIHNMGLNESSLIIKWRYYCEKIKA, from the coding sequence ATGATAAAGAAGAGAAAGAGTAATCCATATACAGAAGTATGTGCTTTAAGTAAACATATATGTATGTTTACTAACAAAGCACGAAGAGTAATTGATAAAATTCGTGGACGTTCCTATGAAGAAACACTTATGGTACTAGAACTTATGCCTTATCGAGCATGTTATCCACTTTTTCAATTGGTTTATTCTGCAGCAGCAAATGCTATTCACAATATGGGTTTAAACGAATCAAGTTTAATCATTAAGTGGAGGTACTACTGTGAAAAAATTAAAGCCTAG
- the rps11 gene encoding ribosomal protein S11: MAKPVPRIGSRRNGRIGLRKSARRIPKGVIHVQASFNNTIVTVTDVRGRVISWSSAGTCGFKGTRRGTPFAAQTAAGNAIRTVVDQGMQRAEVMIKGPGLGRDAALRAIRRSGIILSFIRDITPMPHNGCRPPKKRRV; this comes from the coding sequence ATGGCAAAACCTGTACCAAGAATTGGTTCGCGTAGGAATGGGCGTATTGGTTTACGTAAGAGTGCGCGTAGAATACCAAAAGGAGTTATTCATGTTCAAGCAAGTTTCAACAATACCATTGTGACTGTTACAGATGTACGGGGTCGGGTAATCTCTTGGTCCTCCGCTGGTACTTGTGGATTCAAGGGTACAAGAAGAGGGACACCGTTTGCCGCACAAACGGCAGCAGGAAATGCTATTCGGACAGTAGTGGATCAAGGTATGCAACGAGCAGAAGTCATGATAAAGGGCCCCGGTCTCGGAAGAGATGCGGCATTAAGAGCGATTCGTAGAAGTGGTATAATATTAAGTTTCATACGAGATATAACCCCTATGCCACATAATGGATGTAGGCCCCCTAAAAAAAGACGTGTGTAA
- the rpl36 gene encoding ribosomal protein L36 — protein sequence MSRVGTNYYNSSPSTDQSTFFTNFTNRGPYFHICHSLT from the coding sequence ATGTCTCGGGTTGGTACAAATTACTATAATTCGTCCCCGTCTACGGATCAGTCGACATTTTTCACAAATTTTACGAACAGAGGCCCTTATTTTCATATTTGTCATTCCTTAACGTAA
- the rps3 gene encoding ribosomal protein S3, with translation MGQKINPLGFRLGATQGHHSLWFAQPQNYSEGLQEDQKIRDCIRNYIQKNIRISSGVEGIACIEIQKRIDLIQVIIYMGFPKLLIEGRPRRIEELQMNVQKELNCVNRKLNIAVTRITNPYGHPNILAEFIAGQLKNRVSFRKAMKKAIELTEQAGTKGIQVQIAGRIDGKEIARVEWIREGRVPLQTIRAKIDYCSYTVGTIYGVLGIKIWIFVDEEE, from the coding sequence ATGGGGCAAAAAATAAATCCACTTGGCTTCAGACTTGGTGCAACCCAAGGTCATCATTCTCTTTGGTTTGCACAACCACAAAATTATTCCGAGGGTTTACAAGAAGACCAAAAAATACGAGATTGTATCAGGAATTATATACAAAAAAATATTAGAATATCCTCTGGTGTTGAGGGAATTGCATGTATAGAGATTCAAAAAAGAATCGATCTGATTCAGGTCATAATCTATATGGGATTTCCAAAATTACTAATAGAAGGTCGGCCTCGAAGAATCGAAGAATTACAAATGAATGTACAAAAAGAACTTAATTGTGTAAACAGAAAACTCAACATTGCTGTTACAAGAATTACAAACCCTTATGGACACCCTAATATTCTCGCAGAATTTATAGCCGGACAATTAAAGAATAGAGTTTCATTTCGAAAAGCAATGAAAAAGGCTATTGAATTAACTGAACAGGCAGGTACAAAAGGAATTCAAGTACAAATTGCAGGACGTATCGACGGAAAAGAGATTGCGCGTGTCGAATGGATCAGAGAAGGTAGGGTTCCTCTACAAACTATTCGAGCTAAAATTGATTATTGTTCCTATACAGTTGGAACTATTTATGGGGTATTAGGCATCAAAATTTGGATATTTGTAGATGAGGAAGAATAA
- the rps8 gene encoding ribosomal protein S8 encodes MGKDTIADIITSIRNADMNRKGTVRIPSTNITENLVKILLREGFIENVRKHQESNKYFLVLTLRHRRNRKGPYKTVLNLKRISRPGLRIYSNYQRIPRILGGMGIVILSTSRGIITDREARLEGIGGEILCYIW; translated from the coding sequence ATGGGTAAAGACACTATTGCTGATATAATAACTTCTATACGAAACGCTGACATGAATAGAAAAGGAACGGTTCGAATACCATCCACTAACATCACCGAAAACCTTGTTAAAATACTGTTAAGAGAAGGTTTTATTGAAAACGTGAGGAAACATCAGGAAAGCAACAAATATTTTTTGGTTTTAACCCTACGACATAGAAGGAATAGGAAAGGGCCATATAAAACTGTTTTAAATTTAAAACGGATCAGTCGACCCGGTCTACGAATCTATTCGAACTATCAACGAATTCCTAGAATTTTAGGCGGGATGGGAATTGTAATTCTTTCCACTTCTCGGGGTATAATAACGGACAGAGAGGCCCGACTAGAAGGAATTGGCGGAGAAATCTTATGTTATATATGGTAA